One Setaria viridis chromosome 5, Setaria_viridis_v4.0, whole genome shotgun sequence genomic region harbors:
- the LOC117859074 gene encoding uncharacterized protein isoform X4 encodes MGHGKQEIRDSSKVQVLQQCQYHPVNKFACHERITHIMAKPGILGRSSVPRSNESMRIIFSAVVGVMLGYLFGISFPTVNITKLHFPSSIISYIEDRNSGITTQTLLNHAWTSAASHKNNSVSNPDEIPKIYVPTNPKGAERLPPGIVASETDLYLRRLWGEPSEDLTSQPRYLVTFTVGYSQKANIDAAVKKFSENFTIMLFHYDGRTTEWNEFEWSKRAIHVSVRKQTKWWYAKRFLHPDVVARYDYIFIWDEDLGVEHFNAEAYIKLVRKHGLEISQPGLEPDKGLTWQMTKRRGDQEVHKVTEERPGWCTDPHLPPCAAFVEIMATVFSRDAWRCVWHMIQNDLVHGWGLDFALRKCVEPAHEKIGVVDSQWIVHQVIPSLGNQGKAENGKAPWEGVRARCRKEWGIFQTRLADAEKAYYLDHGITPPNLTGA; translated from the exons ATGGGACATGGAAAACAAGAGATAAGAGACTCCAGCAAG GTACAAGTGCTTCAGCAGTGCCAATACCATCCTGTCAACAAGTTTGCTTGTCACGAAAGGATAACACACATCATGGCAAAGCCTGGCATTTTAGGACGTAG CAGTGTGCCAAGATCAAATGAGAGCATGCGAATAATATTCTCAGCAGTTGTCGGTGTTATGCTAGGGTACTTGTTTGGCATTTCCTTCCCTACAGTTAATATAACAAAG CTTCACTTTCCTTCCAGCATTATATCCTATATTGAAGATAGAAACTCTGGCATTACAACCCAAACATTATTGAACCATGCATGGACGTCTGCAGCTAGTCACAAGAACAATTCGGTTTCTAACCCAGATGAAATTCCGAAG ATTTATGTTCCAACAAACCCTAAAGGTGCTGAAAGGCTCCCACCAGGCATTGTTGCGTCTGAAACAGACCTTTATCTCCGAAGATTGTGGGGTGAACCTAGTGAG GATCTTACTAGCCAACCAAGGTACCTTGTGACATTTACAGTTGGATACTCTCAGAAGGCAAATATTGATGCTGCGGTAAAAAAG TTTTCAGAGAACTTCACAATTATGTTGTTCCACTATGATGGTCGGACTACAGAATGGAATGAATTTGAGTGGTCAAAAAGAGCTATCCATGTGAGTGTCAGAAAGCAGACTAAATG GTGGTATGCCAAACGGTTTTTGCATCCTGATGTTGTGGCTCGTTATGACTACATATTTATCTGGGATGAAGATCTAGGCGTTGAACATTTTAATGCAGAGGC GTACATTAAGCTTGTTAGGAAGCATGGTCTGGAGATCTCTCAGCCTGGTTTGGAACCTGACAAAGGTCTAACGTGGCAAATGACTAAGCGCAGAGGTGATCAGGAAGTCCACAA AGTAACTGAGGAGAGGCCGGGCTGGTGTACAGATCCCCATCTGCCACCATGTGCAGC ATTCGTTGAAATTATGGCAACTGTGTTCTCAAGGGATGCATGGCGCTGTGTATGGCATATGATTCAG AATGACTTGGTCCATGGATGGGGTCTCGATTTTGCTCTTAGGAAATGTGTGGAG CCAGCCCATGAAAAAATTGGAGTTGTTGATTCCCAGTGGATTGTTCATCAAGTTATACCATCACTTGGTAACCAG GGCAAGGCAGAGAATGGAAAAGCGCCGTGGGAAGGG GTAAGAGCACGCTGTCGAAAAGAATGGGGAATATTTCAAACAAGGTTGGCAGATGCTGAGAAAGCTTATTACTTGGACCACGGGATCACACCCCCAAATTTGACAGGAGCGTAG
- the LOC117859074 gene encoding uncharacterized protein isoform X3, whose product MGHGKQEIRDSSKVQVLQQCQYHPVNKFACHERITHIMAKPGILGRSSSVPRSNESMRIIFSAVVGVMLGYLFGISFPTVNITKLHFPSSIISYIEDRNSGITTQTLLNHAWTSAASHKNNSVSNPDEIPKIYVPTNPKGAERLPPGIVASETDLYLRRLWGEPSEDLTSQPRYLVTFTVGYSQKANIDAAVKKFSENFTIMLFHYDGRTTEWNEFEWSKRAIHVSVRKQTKWWYAKRFLHPDVVARYDYIFIWDEDLGVEHFNAEAYIKLVRKHGLEISQPGLEPDKGLTWQMTKRRGDQEVHKVTEERPGWCTDPHLPPCAAFVEIMATVFSRDAWRCVWHMIQNDLVHGWGLDFALRKCVEPAHEKIGVVDSQWIVHQVIPSLGNQGKAENGKAPWEGVRARCRKEWGIFQTRLADAEKAYYLDHGITPPNLTGA is encoded by the exons ATGGGACATGGAAAACAAGAGATAAGAGACTCCAGCAAG GTACAAGTGCTTCAGCAGTGCCAATACCATCCTGTCAACAAGTTTGCTTGTCACGAAAGGATAACACACATCATGGCAAAGCCTGGCATTTTAGGACGTAG CAGCAGTGTGCCAAGATCAAATGAGAGCATGCGAATAATATTCTCAGCAGTTGTCGGTGTTATGCTAGGGTACTTGTTTGGCATTTCCTTCCCTACAGTTAATATAACAAAG CTTCACTTTCCTTCCAGCATTATATCCTATATTGAAGATAGAAACTCTGGCATTACAACCCAAACATTATTGAACCATGCATGGACGTCTGCAGCTAGTCACAAGAACAATTCGGTTTCTAACCCAGATGAAATTCCGAAG ATTTATGTTCCAACAAACCCTAAAGGTGCTGAAAGGCTCCCACCAGGCATTGTTGCGTCTGAAACAGACCTTTATCTCCGAAGATTGTGGGGTGAACCTAGTGAG GATCTTACTAGCCAACCAAGGTACCTTGTGACATTTACAGTTGGATACTCTCAGAAGGCAAATATTGATGCTGCGGTAAAAAAG TTTTCAGAGAACTTCACAATTATGTTGTTCCACTATGATGGTCGGACTACAGAATGGAATGAATTTGAGTGGTCAAAAAGAGCTATCCATGTGAGTGTCAGAAAGCAGACTAAATG GTGGTATGCCAAACGGTTTTTGCATCCTGATGTTGTGGCTCGTTATGACTACATATTTATCTGGGATGAAGATCTAGGCGTTGAACATTTTAATGCAGAGGC GTACATTAAGCTTGTTAGGAAGCATGGTCTGGAGATCTCTCAGCCTGGTTTGGAACCTGACAAAGGTCTAACGTGGCAAATGACTAAGCGCAGAGGTGATCAGGAAGTCCACAA AGTAACTGAGGAGAGGCCGGGCTGGTGTACAGATCCCCATCTGCCACCATGTGCAGC ATTCGTTGAAATTATGGCAACTGTGTTCTCAAGGGATGCATGGCGCTGTGTATGGCATATGATTCAG AATGACTTGGTCCATGGATGGGGTCTCGATTTTGCTCTTAGGAAATGTGTGGAG CCAGCCCATGAAAAAATTGGAGTTGTTGATTCCCAGTGGATTGTTCATCAAGTTATACCATCACTTGGTAACCAG GGCAAGGCAGAGAATGGAAAAGCGCCGTGGGAAGGG GTAAGAGCACGCTGTCGAAAAGAATGGGGAATATTTCAAACAAGGTTGGCAGATGCTGAGAAAGCTTATTACTTGGACCACGGGATCACACCCCCAAATTTGACAGGAGCGTAG
- the LOC117859074 gene encoding uncharacterized protein isoform X1, with protein MLLRLRSCCSSAGMIIKVQVLQQCQYHPVNKFACHERITHIMAKPGILGRSSSVPRSNESMRIIFSAVVGVMLGYLFGISFPTVNITKLHFPSSIISYIEDRNSGITTQTLLNHAWTSAASHKNNSVSNPDEIPKIYVPTNPKGAERLPPGIVASETDLYLRRLWGEPSEDLTSQPRYLVTFTVGYSQKANIDAAVKKFSENFTIMLFHYDGRTTEWNEFEWSKRAIHVSVRKQTKWWYAKRFLHPDVVARYDYIFIWDEDLGVEHFNAEAYIKLVRKHGLEISQPGLEPDKGLTWQMTKRRGDQEVHKVTEERPGWCTDPHLPPCAAFVEIMATVFSRDAWRCVWHMIQNDLVHGWGLDFALRKCVEPAHEKIGVVDSQWIVHQVIPSLGNQGKAENGKAPWEGVRARCRKEWGIFQTRLADAEKAYYLDHGITPPNLTGA; from the exons GTACAAGTGCTTCAGCAGTGCCAATACCATCCTGTCAACAAGTTTGCTTGTCACGAAAGGATAACACACATCATGGCAAAGCCTGGCATTTTAGGACGTAG CAGCAGTGTGCCAAGATCAAATGAGAGCATGCGAATAATATTCTCAGCAGTTGTCGGTGTTATGCTAGGGTACTTGTTTGGCATTTCCTTCCCTACAGTTAATATAACAAAG CTTCACTTTCCTTCCAGCATTATATCCTATATTGAAGATAGAAACTCTGGCATTACAACCCAAACATTATTGAACCATGCATGGACGTCTGCAGCTAGTCACAAGAACAATTCGGTTTCTAACCCAGATGAAATTCCGAAG ATTTATGTTCCAACAAACCCTAAAGGTGCTGAAAGGCTCCCACCAGGCATTGTTGCGTCTGAAACAGACCTTTATCTCCGAAGATTGTGGGGTGAACCTAGTGAG GATCTTACTAGCCAACCAAGGTACCTTGTGACATTTACAGTTGGATACTCTCAGAAGGCAAATATTGATGCTGCGGTAAAAAAG TTTTCAGAGAACTTCACAATTATGTTGTTCCACTATGATGGTCGGACTACAGAATGGAATGAATTTGAGTGGTCAAAAAGAGCTATCCATGTGAGTGTCAGAAAGCAGACTAAATG GTGGTATGCCAAACGGTTTTTGCATCCTGATGTTGTGGCTCGTTATGACTACATATTTATCTGGGATGAAGATCTAGGCGTTGAACATTTTAATGCAGAGGC GTACATTAAGCTTGTTAGGAAGCATGGTCTGGAGATCTCTCAGCCTGGTTTGGAACCTGACAAAGGTCTAACGTGGCAAATGACTAAGCGCAGAGGTGATCAGGAAGTCCACAA AGTAACTGAGGAGAGGCCGGGCTGGTGTACAGATCCCCATCTGCCACCATGTGCAGC ATTCGTTGAAATTATGGCAACTGTGTTCTCAAGGGATGCATGGCGCTGTGTATGGCATATGATTCAG AATGACTTGGTCCATGGATGGGGTCTCGATTTTGCTCTTAGGAAATGTGTGGAG CCAGCCCATGAAAAAATTGGAGTTGTTGATTCCCAGTGGATTGTTCATCAAGTTATACCATCACTTGGTAACCAG GGCAAGGCAGAGAATGGAAAAGCGCCGTGGGAAGGG GTAAGAGCACGCTGTCGAAAAGAATGGGGAATATTTCAAACAAGGTTGGCAGATGCTGAGAAAGCTTATTACTTGGACCACGGGATCACACCCCCAAATTTGACAGGAGCGTAG
- the LOC117859074 gene encoding uncharacterized protein isoform X2, translating to MLLRLRSCCSSAGMIIKVQVLQQCQYHPVNKFACHERITHIMAKPGILGRSSVPRSNESMRIIFSAVVGVMLGYLFGISFPTVNITKLHFPSSIISYIEDRNSGITTQTLLNHAWTSAASHKNNSVSNPDEIPKIYVPTNPKGAERLPPGIVASETDLYLRRLWGEPSEDLTSQPRYLVTFTVGYSQKANIDAAVKKFSENFTIMLFHYDGRTTEWNEFEWSKRAIHVSVRKQTKWWYAKRFLHPDVVARYDYIFIWDEDLGVEHFNAEAYIKLVRKHGLEISQPGLEPDKGLTWQMTKRRGDQEVHKVTEERPGWCTDPHLPPCAAFVEIMATVFSRDAWRCVWHMIQNDLVHGWGLDFALRKCVEPAHEKIGVVDSQWIVHQVIPSLGNQGKAENGKAPWEGVRARCRKEWGIFQTRLADAEKAYYLDHGITPPNLTGA from the exons GTACAAGTGCTTCAGCAGTGCCAATACCATCCTGTCAACAAGTTTGCTTGTCACGAAAGGATAACACACATCATGGCAAAGCCTGGCATTTTAGGACGTAG CAGTGTGCCAAGATCAAATGAGAGCATGCGAATAATATTCTCAGCAGTTGTCGGTGTTATGCTAGGGTACTTGTTTGGCATTTCCTTCCCTACAGTTAATATAACAAAG CTTCACTTTCCTTCCAGCATTATATCCTATATTGAAGATAGAAACTCTGGCATTACAACCCAAACATTATTGAACCATGCATGGACGTCTGCAGCTAGTCACAAGAACAATTCGGTTTCTAACCCAGATGAAATTCCGAAG ATTTATGTTCCAACAAACCCTAAAGGTGCTGAAAGGCTCCCACCAGGCATTGTTGCGTCTGAAACAGACCTTTATCTCCGAAGATTGTGGGGTGAACCTAGTGAG GATCTTACTAGCCAACCAAGGTACCTTGTGACATTTACAGTTGGATACTCTCAGAAGGCAAATATTGATGCTGCGGTAAAAAAG TTTTCAGAGAACTTCACAATTATGTTGTTCCACTATGATGGTCGGACTACAGAATGGAATGAATTTGAGTGGTCAAAAAGAGCTATCCATGTGAGTGTCAGAAAGCAGACTAAATG GTGGTATGCCAAACGGTTTTTGCATCCTGATGTTGTGGCTCGTTATGACTACATATTTATCTGGGATGAAGATCTAGGCGTTGAACATTTTAATGCAGAGGC GTACATTAAGCTTGTTAGGAAGCATGGTCTGGAGATCTCTCAGCCTGGTTTGGAACCTGACAAAGGTCTAACGTGGCAAATGACTAAGCGCAGAGGTGATCAGGAAGTCCACAA AGTAACTGAGGAGAGGCCGGGCTGGTGTACAGATCCCCATCTGCCACCATGTGCAGC ATTCGTTGAAATTATGGCAACTGTGTTCTCAAGGGATGCATGGCGCTGTGTATGGCATATGATTCAG AATGACTTGGTCCATGGATGGGGTCTCGATTTTGCTCTTAGGAAATGTGTGGAG CCAGCCCATGAAAAAATTGGAGTTGTTGATTCCCAGTGGATTGTTCATCAAGTTATACCATCACTTGGTAACCAG GGCAAGGCAGAGAATGGAAAAGCGCCGTGGGAAGGG GTAAGAGCACGCTGTCGAAAAGAATGGGGAATATTTCAAACAAGGTTGGCAGATGCTGAGAAAGCTTATTACTTGGACCACGGGATCACACCCCCAAATTTGACAGGAGCGTAG
- the LOC117859074 gene encoding uncharacterized protein isoform X5, whose protein sequence is MAKPGILGRSSSVPRSNESMRIIFSAVVGVMLGYLFGISFPTVNITKLHFPSSIISYIEDRNSGITTQTLLNHAWTSAASHKNNSVSNPDEIPKIYVPTNPKGAERLPPGIVASETDLYLRRLWGEPSEDLTSQPRYLVTFTVGYSQKANIDAAVKKFSENFTIMLFHYDGRTTEWNEFEWSKRAIHVSVRKQTKWWYAKRFLHPDVVARYDYIFIWDEDLGVEHFNAEAYIKLVRKHGLEISQPGLEPDKGLTWQMTKRRGDQEVHKVTEERPGWCTDPHLPPCAAFVEIMATVFSRDAWRCVWHMIQNDLVHGWGLDFALRKCVEPAHEKIGVVDSQWIVHQVIPSLGNQGKAENGKAPWEGVRARCRKEWGIFQTRLADAEKAYYLDHGITPPNLTGA, encoded by the exons ATGGCAAAGCCTGGCATTTTAGGACGTAG CAGCAGTGTGCCAAGATCAAATGAGAGCATGCGAATAATATTCTCAGCAGTTGTCGGTGTTATGCTAGGGTACTTGTTTGGCATTTCCTTCCCTACAGTTAATATAACAAAG CTTCACTTTCCTTCCAGCATTATATCCTATATTGAAGATAGAAACTCTGGCATTACAACCCAAACATTATTGAACCATGCATGGACGTCTGCAGCTAGTCACAAGAACAATTCGGTTTCTAACCCAGATGAAATTCCGAAG ATTTATGTTCCAACAAACCCTAAAGGTGCTGAAAGGCTCCCACCAGGCATTGTTGCGTCTGAAACAGACCTTTATCTCCGAAGATTGTGGGGTGAACCTAGTGAG GATCTTACTAGCCAACCAAGGTACCTTGTGACATTTACAGTTGGATACTCTCAGAAGGCAAATATTGATGCTGCGGTAAAAAAG TTTTCAGAGAACTTCACAATTATGTTGTTCCACTATGATGGTCGGACTACAGAATGGAATGAATTTGAGTGGTCAAAAAGAGCTATCCATGTGAGTGTCAGAAAGCAGACTAAATG GTGGTATGCCAAACGGTTTTTGCATCCTGATGTTGTGGCTCGTTATGACTACATATTTATCTGGGATGAAGATCTAGGCGTTGAACATTTTAATGCAGAGGC GTACATTAAGCTTGTTAGGAAGCATGGTCTGGAGATCTCTCAGCCTGGTTTGGAACCTGACAAAGGTCTAACGTGGCAAATGACTAAGCGCAGAGGTGATCAGGAAGTCCACAA AGTAACTGAGGAGAGGCCGGGCTGGTGTACAGATCCCCATCTGCCACCATGTGCAGC ATTCGTTGAAATTATGGCAACTGTGTTCTCAAGGGATGCATGGCGCTGTGTATGGCATATGATTCAG AATGACTTGGTCCATGGATGGGGTCTCGATTTTGCTCTTAGGAAATGTGTGGAG CCAGCCCATGAAAAAATTGGAGTTGTTGATTCCCAGTGGATTGTTCATCAAGTTATACCATCACTTGGTAACCAG GGCAAGGCAGAGAATGGAAAAGCGCCGTGGGAAGGG GTAAGAGCACGCTGTCGAAAAGAATGGGGAATATTTCAAACAAGGTTGGCAGATGCTGAGAAAGCTTATTACTTGGACCACGGGATCACACCCCCAAATTTGACAGGAGCGTAG
- the LOC117859074 gene encoding uncharacterized protein isoform X6, translating to MAKPGILGRSSVPRSNESMRIIFSAVVGVMLGYLFGISFPTVNITKLHFPSSIISYIEDRNSGITTQTLLNHAWTSAASHKNNSVSNPDEIPKIYVPTNPKGAERLPPGIVASETDLYLRRLWGEPSEDLTSQPRYLVTFTVGYSQKANIDAAVKKFSENFTIMLFHYDGRTTEWNEFEWSKRAIHVSVRKQTKWWYAKRFLHPDVVARYDYIFIWDEDLGVEHFNAEAYIKLVRKHGLEISQPGLEPDKGLTWQMTKRRGDQEVHKVTEERPGWCTDPHLPPCAAFVEIMATVFSRDAWRCVWHMIQNDLVHGWGLDFALRKCVEPAHEKIGVVDSQWIVHQVIPSLGNQGKAENGKAPWEGVRARCRKEWGIFQTRLADAEKAYYLDHGITPPNLTGA from the exons ATGGCAAAGCCTGGCATTTTAGGACGTAG CAGTGTGCCAAGATCAAATGAGAGCATGCGAATAATATTCTCAGCAGTTGTCGGTGTTATGCTAGGGTACTTGTTTGGCATTTCCTTCCCTACAGTTAATATAACAAAG CTTCACTTTCCTTCCAGCATTATATCCTATATTGAAGATAGAAACTCTGGCATTACAACCCAAACATTATTGAACCATGCATGGACGTCTGCAGCTAGTCACAAGAACAATTCGGTTTCTAACCCAGATGAAATTCCGAAG ATTTATGTTCCAACAAACCCTAAAGGTGCTGAAAGGCTCCCACCAGGCATTGTTGCGTCTGAAACAGACCTTTATCTCCGAAGATTGTGGGGTGAACCTAGTGAG GATCTTACTAGCCAACCAAGGTACCTTGTGACATTTACAGTTGGATACTCTCAGAAGGCAAATATTGATGCTGCGGTAAAAAAG TTTTCAGAGAACTTCACAATTATGTTGTTCCACTATGATGGTCGGACTACAGAATGGAATGAATTTGAGTGGTCAAAAAGAGCTATCCATGTGAGTGTCAGAAAGCAGACTAAATG GTGGTATGCCAAACGGTTTTTGCATCCTGATGTTGTGGCTCGTTATGACTACATATTTATCTGGGATGAAGATCTAGGCGTTGAACATTTTAATGCAGAGGC GTACATTAAGCTTGTTAGGAAGCATGGTCTGGAGATCTCTCAGCCTGGTTTGGAACCTGACAAAGGTCTAACGTGGCAAATGACTAAGCGCAGAGGTGATCAGGAAGTCCACAA AGTAACTGAGGAGAGGCCGGGCTGGTGTACAGATCCCCATCTGCCACCATGTGCAGC ATTCGTTGAAATTATGGCAACTGTGTTCTCAAGGGATGCATGGCGCTGTGTATGGCATATGATTCAG AATGACTTGGTCCATGGATGGGGTCTCGATTTTGCTCTTAGGAAATGTGTGGAG CCAGCCCATGAAAAAATTGGAGTTGTTGATTCCCAGTGGATTGTTCATCAAGTTATACCATCACTTGGTAACCAG GGCAAGGCAGAGAATGGAAAAGCGCCGTGGGAAGGG GTAAGAGCACGCTGTCGAAAAGAATGGGGAATATTTCAAACAAGGTTGGCAGATGCTGAGAAAGCTTATTACTTGGACCACGGGATCACACCCCCAAATTTGACAGGAGCGTAG
- the LOC117859073 gene encoding uncharacterized protein produces MDATVKCGNAGYGYGYGAYGYGYGNSKPQMNYHRQSTESVTTLVTEINRMSVNDKPGCGGAGPGGVQKQAAYKEEEVFVEQDQGSYGGYHGGGAVQKQSSYTEEAYTTCEGAAAGVKNHGYKQKYGEADVGYGSHYGAAAGGVKKQGYEQEACGQTNAGHGGAHYGGAAGALQTYAYDQQAAYGVQQHGYQKDAYGGAVKKDSYQQHESYGDCGAGYGGSHYGGGAGVQTNAAYKQHEKYGEADGGYGAYYGGGAGVKKQQGYKQESYGENGAGYGAHHYGGGGVEQHGYNQKHKDAYGGGAVKKSNYQHESYGDCDAGYGSHYGGGAVQKYGYKQDVYGGKAAGGLQRGAYGYGAHGKAGRTDFAGGYNYNLKAYDSENESESDPDESDCEEHGYGAYKHETHGASKQGGLHGYGAYKYDKHGAGNLGGGGGGVRRYESYEKHEELAGGRRYQSYQSTTQEYTGGGGGGYGYGTCPPLNNSHLLGYGA; encoded by the coding sequence ATGGATGCGACTGTGAAGTGTGGCAATGCCGGCTACGGCTACGGCTATGGCGCCTACGGCTACGGCTACGGCAACAGCAAGCCCCAGATGAACTACCACCGCCAAAGCACCGAGTCCGTGACCACCCTCGTCACGGAGATCAACCGCATGAGCGTCAACGACAAgcccggctgcggcggcgccggccccggcggcgtGCAGAAGCAGGCGGCctacaaggaggaggaggtgttcGTGGAGCAGGACCAAGGGTCTTACGGCGGCTACCATGGTGGCGGCGCCGTGCAGAAGCAATCATCCTACACGGAGGAGGCGTATACGACGTGCGAGGGTGCCGCAGCCGGCGTCAAGAACCACGGCTACAAGCAGAAGTACGGCGAGGCCGACGTTGGGTACGGTTCCCActacggcgccgccgccggcggcgtaaAGAAGCAAGGCTACGAGCAGGAGGCCTGCGGGCAAACCAACGCGGGCCATGGTGGTGCTCACTACGGCGGTGCTGCCGGCGCCTTGCAGACGTACGCCTACGACCAGCAGGCGGCGTACGGCGTGCAGCAGCACGGCTACCAGAAGGACGCGTACGGCGGAGCCGTGAAGAAAGACAGCTACCAGCAGCACGAGTCGTACGGCGACTGCGGCGCAGGGTATGGCGGCTCTCACTACGGTGGTGGCGCCGGAGTGCAGACGAACGCCGCCTACAAGCAGCATGAGAAGTACGGCGAAGCCGACGGAGGGTACGGCGCCtactacggcggcggcgccggcgtgaaGAAGCAGCAAGGATACAAGCAGGAGTCCTACGGAGAAAACGGCGCTGGCTACGGTGCTCAtcactacggcggcggcggcgtggagcagCACGGCTACAACCAGAAGCACAAGGATGCCTACGGCGGCGGAGCGGTGAAGAAAAGCAACTACCAGCACGAGTCGTACGGCGACTGCGACGCCGGGTACGGCTCTcactacggcggcggcgccgtccagAAGTACGGGTACAAGCAGGACGTGTACGGCGGCAAAGCCGCCGGAGGTCTCCAGCGCGGCGCGTACGGCTACGGGGCGCACGGGAAGGCGGGCAGGACGGACTTCGCCGGCGGCTACAACTACAACCTCAAGGCGTACGACAGCGAGAATGAGAGCGAGAGCGACCCCGACGAGAGCGACTGCGAGGAGCACGGCTACGGGGCGTACAAGCACGAGACGCACGGGGCCAGCAAGCAGGGTGGCCTGCACGGCTACGGGGCGTACAAGTACGACAAGCACGGAGCCGGcaacctcggcggcggcggcggcggcgtgcgccgcTACGAGTCCTACGAGAAACAcgaggagctcgccggcggccgccgctacCAGTCGTACCAGAGCACCACCCAGGAgtacaccggcggcggcggcggcggctacggctACGGCACGTGCCCCCCGCTCAACAACAGCCACCTCCTCGGCTACGGCGCGTAG
- the LOC117854912 gene encoding uncharacterized protein, whose product MRRSSCGYGGYGQPQPDMNMNYHRSHSEHVTKFAGNPRHTGGGGAVQHHTAVHKESFEEVDGDCYDPRRGHSNHALQQQQQAHRHHNGGGSHRYETYQETYEESCEEETYSAGRRHGNGHAGGGRRYEYESYEETSYEDEEEVVGGGGYAQLKRGQRCA is encoded by the coding sequence ATGCGGAGGAGTTCCTGCGGCTACGGCGGCTACGGCCAGCCGCAACCCGACATGAACATGAACTACCACCGCAGTCACTCCGAGCACGTCACCAAATTCGCCGGGAACCCGCGccacaccggcggcggcggcgccgtgcagCACCACACGGCCGTGCACAAGGAGTCGTTCGAGGAGGTGGACGGGGACTGCTACGACCCCCGCCGCGGCCACAGCAACCACgccctgcagcagcagcagcaggcgcacCGCCACCacaacggcggcggctcccaCCGCTACGAGACTTACCAGGAGACCTACGAGGAGTCGTGCGAGGAGGAGACCTacagcgccggccgccgccacgggaacggacacgccggcggcgggcgccgctaCGAGTACGAGAGCTACGAAGAGACCAGCTACGAGGACGAAGAGGAggtcgtgggcggcggcggctacgccCAGCTCAAGCGCGGCCAACGCTGCGCATGA